A single Pseudomonas sp. MM223 DNA region contains:
- the apxIB gene encoding Toxin RTX-I translocation ATP-binding protein (*Name apxIB): MESEVSRVQLSHDPRSQHDDPLLDSLLSLCVLHQKPASRVMLTTGLPLPAQRLSPELLPRAAARAGLQGRLLQRKLEQIPAIAMPAMLLLKEGRSAVLLGWENEDTARLLLSESDGGEVHVSREALQSDYSGRVFFAQPQHKFDVNHGNLIPRAKSWFRDTLLRSKWLYIDAIAASLVINLIALAAPLFVMNVYDRVVPNQATSTLWVLAIGIAGAYIFDLILKGLRGLCLDLAGKKTDLIISATLFERIVGMSMKYRPARVGSFAQNIHEFQGLRDFLASLTLTSLIDLPFTILILIVIAIIGGHLVWIPIIAFPLALGIGYALQRPLMATMERTMALASERQSSLIETLAGLDAVKVNNAESERQYMWEQTLGTLSRLELRVKVLSSLAMNITLLIQQLAGVAMICVGVYLIIDGNLSMGGLVACYMLSGRALGPLGQLNGLLARYQQAKVTMVSTDHMMELPQERNFEERPLSRKVLQGSVEFRGVDFTYPNQQNLALKNINLTIRPGEKVGIIGRSGSGKSSLAKLIVGLYEADGGSLLVDGVDIRQIDVSELRHNIGYVPQDIQLLAGTLRDNLVSGARYIEDELILQAAELAGVHEFARLHPDGYELQVGERGQNLSGGQRQNVALGRALLLNPQILLLDEPTSAMDNTGEERLKQRLQAVVEGKTVLLVTHRASLLSLVDRLIVIDRGQIVADGPKAAVMDALKKGQISVA; this comes from the coding sequence GTGGAATCTGAAGTCAGTCGAGTCCAACTCAGCCATGATCCACGCAGTCAGCATGACGATCCTTTGCTGGATAGCCTGCTGAGCCTGTGTGTCCTGCACCAGAAACCCGCCAGCCGGGTCATGCTGACCACCGGCCTGCCGCTACCTGCCCAGCGCCTGAGCCCCGAACTGCTGCCCCGTGCCGCCGCCCGGGCCGGCCTGCAAGGGCGCCTGTTGCAGCGCAAGCTGGAGCAGATCCCGGCCATCGCCATGCCGGCAATGCTGCTGCTGAAGGAAGGCCGCAGTGCCGTCCTGCTGGGTTGGGAGAACGAAGACACCGCGCGCCTGCTGCTCAGCGAGAGCGATGGCGGTGAGGTGCATGTCAGCCGCGAAGCCCTGCAAAGCGACTATAGCGGCCGGGTGTTCTTCGCCCAGCCGCAGCACAAGTTCGATGTCAACCACGGCAACCTCATTCCGCGGGCAAAGTCGTGGTTCCGCGATACCCTGCTGCGCAGCAAGTGGCTGTATATCGACGCCATCGCTGCCAGCCTGGTGATCAACCTTATCGCCCTGGCCGCGCCACTGTTCGTGATGAACGTTTATGACCGCGTGGTGCCGAACCAGGCAACGTCAACACTTTGGGTGCTGGCCATCGGTATTGCCGGCGCTTATATCTTCGACCTGATCCTCAAGGGCCTGCGCGGCCTCTGCCTGGACCTGGCGGGCAAAAAAACTGACCTGATCATCTCGGCGACGCTGTTCGAGCGTATCGTCGGCATGTCGATGAAGTACCGCCCGGCCAGGGTCGGCAGCTTTGCCCAGAACATTCACGAGTTCCAGGGGCTGCGCGACTTCCTTGCCTCACTGACCCTGACCAGCCTGATCGACCTGCCGTTCACCATCCTTATCCTGATCGTCATCGCCATCATTGGCGGGCACCTGGTATGGATCCCGATCATTGCCTTCCCGCTGGCCCTGGGCATCGGCTATGCCTTGCAACGGCCGCTGATGGCGACCATGGAACGGACCATGGCCCTGGCCTCCGAGCGCCAGTCCAGCCTGATCGAGACCCTGGCCGGCCTGGATGCGGTAAAGGTGAACAACGCCGAAAGCGAACGCCAGTACATGTGGGAACAGACCCTCGGCACCCTTAGCCGCCTGGAGCTGCGTGTGAAGGTGCTGTCGAGCCTGGCGATGAACATCACCCTGCTGATCCAGCAGCTGGCGGGCGTGGCGATGATCTGCGTCGGCGTGTACCTGATCATCGATGGCAACCTGAGCATGGGCGGCCTGGTGGCGTGCTACATGCTCAGTGGCCGCGCCCTCGGCCCGCTGGGCCAGCTGAACGGCCTGCTTGCCCGTTACCAGCAGGCCAAGGTGACCATGGTTTCCACCGACCACATGATGGAACTGCCGCAAGAGCGCAACTTCGAGGAACGCCCGCTGAGCCGCAAGGTACTGCAGGGCAGTGTCGAGTTCCGCGGGGTCGACTTCACCTACCCGAACCAGCAGAACCTGGCCCTTAAGAACATCAACCTGACCATTCGCCCCGGCGAAAAGGTCGGCATCATCGGGCGCAGTGGTTCGGGCAAGAGCTCGCTGGCCAAGCTTATCGTCGGCCTGTACGAGGCCGATGGCGGCTCGCTGCTGGTTGATGGCGTAGACATTCGCCAGATCGACGTCAGTGAACTGCGCCACAACATCGGCTATGTACCGCAGGACATCCAGCTACTGGCCGGCACCCTGCGCGACAACCTGGTCAGCGGTGCCCGCTACATCGAGGACGAACTGATCCTGCAGGCCGCCGAATTGGCAGGTGTGCATGAGTTCGCCCGCCTGCACCCGGACGGTTATGAGCTGCAGGTGGGTGAACGCGGACAGAATCTGTCCGGCGGCCAGCGTCAGAACGTCGCCCTGGGCCGTGCGCTGCTGCTAAACCCGCAGATCCTGTTACTGGACGAACCGACCAGTGCCATGGACAACACCGGCGAAGAGCGCCTCAAGCAACGCCTGCAAGCGGTGGTTGAAGGCAAGACAGTACTGCTGGTCACGCACCGTGCTTCGCTGCTGTCGCTGGTGGACCGGCTGATCGTGATTGATCGCGGGCAGATTGTTGCCGACGGCCCGAAAGCCGCGGTCATGGATGCGCTGAAGAAGGGGCAGATCAGTGTTGCATAA